A stretch of Brassica rapa cultivar Chiifu-401-42 chromosome A08, CAAS_Brap_v3.01, whole genome shotgun sequence DNA encodes these proteins:
- the LOC103834044 gene encoding eukaryotic translation initiation factor 4E-1: MAVEDTSKPVVVAEEANPNPTDHPIDRYHEEGDDTEEGEIAGGEGDGDESSKSAVPQSHPLEHSWTFWFDNPSVKLKQATWGSSLRSVFTFSTVEEFWSLFNNMKGPSKLAGGADFYCFKHNIEPKWEDPICANGGKWTMNFPKEKSDKPWLYTLLALIGEQFDHGDEICGAVVNVRGKQERISIWTKNASNEAAQVSIGKQWKEFIDYNNSIGFIIHEDAKKLDRGAKSAYTA; the protein is encoded by the exons ATGGCGGTAGAAGACACTTCCAAGCCTGTTGTCGTTGCGGAAGAAGCGAACCCTAACCCCACAGACCATCCGATTGATCGATACCATGAAGAAGGCGACGATACCGAGGAAGGAGAGATCGCCGGCGGCGAAGGAGACGGAGACGAATCGAGCAAATCCGCCGTTCCGCAGTCGCATCCGTTGGAGCATTCGTGGACCTTCTGGTTCGATAACCCTTCTGTTAAATTAAAGCAGGCGACTTGGGGAAGCTCCTTGCGATCCGTGTTCACTTTCTCCACCGTCGAGGAGTTCTGGAG TCTGTTCAATAACATGAAGGGTCCGAGCAAGTTAGCTGGCGGAGCTGACTTCTACTGTTTCAAACACAATATCGAACCTAAGTGGGAGGATCCTATTTGTGCTAATGGTGGCAAATGGACTATGAACTTCCCGAAGGAGAAGTCTGATAAGCCCTGGCTTTACACC TTGCTTGCGTTGATTGGAGAACAGTTTGACCATGGAGATGAGATATGCGGAGCTGTTGTCAACGTTAGAGGAAAGCAAGAGAGGATTTCCATTTGGACCAAAAATGCTTCCAACGAAGCTGCTCAg GTGAGCATTGGGAAACAATGGAAGGAGTTTATTGATTACAACAACAGCATTGGTTTCATCATCCAT gaGGATGCCAAGAAGCTGGACAGGGGCGCGAAGAGCGCTTACACCGCTTGA
- the LOC103834042 gene encoding AT-hook motif nuclear-localized protein 13 isoform X1: MDSRELHQQQQQQQQQQQHQHPQQQQLQPPPGFLMGSYNRNPNAAAAAAALMGPTSTSQAMHHRLPFGSLAPHQPQHHQQQQQQLHPHQHHQPQPQHQMDQKTLESLGFEGSPSSVAAQQQQQPMRFGIEPQAKKKRGRPRKYAADGNIGLALAPTSPASNSYGGGAEGGGGGGGGDSGGGGNANSSDLPAKRNRGRPPGSGKKQLDALGGTGGVGFTPHVIEVKTGEDIAMKVVAFTQQGPRAICILSATGAVSTVMLRQANNPNGAVKFEGPYEIISMSGSFLNTESNGTVTKTGSLSVSLARPDGQVVGGCVAGMLVAGSQVQVVVGSFVADGKKQKQSAGRVQNTPEPASAPANMLTFGGSGGGGGGGGGGQGSPRSQGQQHSSESSEENESNSPLHRGNNNNNNHHGLFGNSTPQQLHQMPPMQQQMYHHHLWPGHNPQ, encoded by the exons ATGGATTCAAGAGAACTCCaccaacaacagcaacaacaacaacagcaacaacagcaTCAGCATCCCCAGCAGCAGCAGCTTCAACCACCTCCTGGGTTCCTAATGGGCTCCTACAACCGTAACCCTaacgccgccgccgccgccgccgcgcTAATGGGTCCCACCTCCACATCTCAGGCGATGCACCACCGCTTACCTTTCGGCTCTCTCGCACCGCATCAGCCTCAGCATCACCAGCAGCAACAACAGCAACTGCATCCTCACCAGCATCACCAACCTCAGCCGCAGCATCAGATGGATCAGAAGACGCTTGAATCTCTGGGATTCGAGGGATCGCCTTCTTCTGTGGCGGcccagcagcagcagcagccgaTGCGATTCGGGATCGAGCCACAGGCGAAGAAGAAGCGAGGGAGGCCGAGGAAGTATGCTGCCGATGGTAACATTGGTCTCGCTTTGGCTCCGACATCGCCTGCTTCTAATTCCTACGGCGGTGGAGCGgagggtggtggtggtggtggtggtggagatagCGGCGGAGGGGGTAATGCGAACTCTTCCGATCTGCCTGCTAAACGGAACAGAGGTCGTCCTCCTGGCTCCGGTAAGAAGCAGCTTGACGCTTTAG GAGGAACAGGTGGAGTTGGGTTTACACCTCATGTCATTGAGGTCAAAACTGGAGAG GACATAGCTATGAAGGTAGTGGCGTTCACGCAACAGGGGCCACGCGCGATCTGTATTCTCTCAGCTACAGGAGCCGTGTCTACTGTAATGCTTCGTCAAGCTAACAATCCTAATGGAGCTGTTAAGTTTGAG GGTCCATATGAGATCATTTCTATGTCAGGTTCTTTCTTGAATACTGAGAGTAATGGTACTGTGACCAAAACTGGTAGCTTGAGTGTATCTCTGGCTAGACCAGATGGTCAGGTTGTGGGTGGTTGTGTTGCTGGAATGCTTGTAGCTGGATCACAAGTCCAG GTTGTTGTTGGAAGCTTTGTAGCAGATGGGAAGAAACAGAAACAAAGTGCAGGACGTGTTCAGAATACTCCCGAGCCAGCTTCAGCACCAGCCAATATGTTGACCTTTGGTggtagtggtggtggtggtggtggtggaggaggaggacaaGGAAGCCCTCGGTCTCAGGGACAGCAACATTCAAGCGAGTCATCCGAGGAAAACGAAAGCAACTCTCCATTGCACCGtggtaacaacaacaacaacaatcatcatGGACTGTTTGGAAACTCTACACCGCAACAACTTCACCAAATGCCACCTATGCAGCAGCAGATGTACCATCACCACCTCTGGCCTGGCCACAATCCTCAATAA
- the LOC103834042 gene encoding AT-hook motif nuclear-localized protein 13 isoform X2 — protein MDSRELHQQQQQQQQQQQHQHPQQQQLQPPPGFLMGSYNRNPNAAAAAAALMGPTSTSQAMHHRLPFGSLAPHQPQHHQQQQQQLHPHQHHQPQPQHQMDQKTLESLGFEGSPSSVAAQQQQQPMRFGIEPQAKKKRGRPRKYAADGNIGLALAPTSPASNSYGGGAEGGGGGGGGDSGGGGNANSSDLPAKRNRGRPPGSGGTGGVGFTPHVIEVKTGEDIAMKVVAFTQQGPRAICILSATGAVSTVMLRQANNPNGAVKFEGPYEIISMSGSFLNTESNGTVTKTGSLSVSLARPDGQVVGGCVAGMLVAGSQVQVVVGSFVADGKKQKQSAGRVQNTPEPASAPANMLTFGGSGGGGGGGGGGQGSPRSQGQQHSSESSEENESNSPLHRGNNNNNNHHGLFGNSTPQQLHQMPPMQQQMYHHHLWPGHNPQ, from the exons ATGGATTCAAGAGAACTCCaccaacaacagcaacaacaacaacagcaacaacagcaTCAGCATCCCCAGCAGCAGCAGCTTCAACCACCTCCTGGGTTCCTAATGGGCTCCTACAACCGTAACCCTaacgccgccgccgccgccgccgcgcTAATGGGTCCCACCTCCACATCTCAGGCGATGCACCACCGCTTACCTTTCGGCTCTCTCGCACCGCATCAGCCTCAGCATCACCAGCAGCAACAACAGCAACTGCATCCTCACCAGCATCACCAACCTCAGCCGCAGCATCAGATGGATCAGAAGACGCTTGAATCTCTGGGATTCGAGGGATCGCCTTCTTCTGTGGCGGcccagcagcagcagcagccgaTGCGATTCGGGATCGAGCCACAGGCGAAGAAGAAGCGAGGGAGGCCGAGGAAGTATGCTGCCGATGGTAACATTGGTCTCGCTTTGGCTCCGACATCGCCTGCTTCTAATTCCTACGGCGGTGGAGCGgagggtggtggtggtggtggtggtggagatagCGGCGGAGGGGGTAATGCGAACTCTTCCGATCTGCCTGCTAAACGGAACAGAGGTCGTCCTCCTGGCTCCG GAGGAACAGGTGGAGTTGGGTTTACACCTCATGTCATTGAGGTCAAAACTGGAGAG GACATAGCTATGAAGGTAGTGGCGTTCACGCAACAGGGGCCACGCGCGATCTGTATTCTCTCAGCTACAGGAGCCGTGTCTACTGTAATGCTTCGTCAAGCTAACAATCCTAATGGAGCTGTTAAGTTTGAG GGTCCATATGAGATCATTTCTATGTCAGGTTCTTTCTTGAATACTGAGAGTAATGGTACTGTGACCAAAACTGGTAGCTTGAGTGTATCTCTGGCTAGACCAGATGGTCAGGTTGTGGGTGGTTGTGTTGCTGGAATGCTTGTAGCTGGATCACAAGTCCAG GTTGTTGTTGGAAGCTTTGTAGCAGATGGGAAGAAACAGAAACAAAGTGCAGGACGTGTTCAGAATACTCCCGAGCCAGCTTCAGCACCAGCCAATATGTTGACCTTTGGTggtagtggtggtggtggtggtggtggaggaggaggacaaGGAAGCCCTCGGTCTCAGGGACAGCAACATTCAAGCGAGTCATCCGAGGAAAACGAAAGCAACTCTCCATTGCACCGtggtaacaacaacaacaacaatcatcatGGACTGTTTGGAAACTCTACACCGCAACAACTTCACCAAATGCCACCTATGCAGCAGCAGATGTACCATCACCACCTCTGGCCTGGCCACAATCCTCAATAA
- the LOC103834315 gene encoding uncharacterized protein LOC103834315 produces MGSKGSVQKMIQSLKEIVNCSDSEIYTMLVECHMDPNETVIRLISQDAFQEVKSKRNKNKDTKYHAESWRRGIPNRGARNSAKSSYNTARGGGNKFNSNETRLAQRGKGARNHWAGSSSAPKSDPKNAEVQEAAPAGSTGAAASSSSLPPPAYQSAWAKANPGKKTMAEIVKMGKPLHQKKVSVPRSLETQERGSKAPLKDEGSSTEKQERGSKAPLKDEGSSLEKQERGSKAPLKDEGSSTEKQERGSKAPLKDEGSSLEKQESRSKAPLKDEGSSFGKQERGSKAPLKDEGSSLEKQERGSKAPLKDEGSSTEKQERGSKAPLKDEGSSLEKQESGSKAPLKDEGSSFGKQESGSKAPLKDEGSSFEKQDVSDPVPSLLKPFSVPKTHADQVAFHQHVDESQMDDEVLETKTNQVAFHPDLDQVAQLSHLRFGSFGLIGSGRASSRFNYNLEDTQETEEDSSFRQQDTNFYGGEEELRYNATDEQTSYQIDSTARNYHASSDSEREAAHHEEPPQEDPYMQNLDSFFTNVMDLRDESISPPGGGQQAAAVYQHPALYPYFNQHGMPLGYHGNFISDPFMPHGYMHPGFQQGFPVGNHQAPLVVVIPPSASSLQQQQNENTFAWQRPHMRVAPSSEVYIYSVNPNMQPPGFVQAQQLHQQQLSQQALMSLDQLRHQHQHQHHQQSAGEASSQTQEQLWPNNN; encoded by the exons atGGGCTCTAAAGGCAGCGTTCAAAAGATGATTCAGAGTTTGAAAGAGATCGTGAACTGTTCCGACTCAGAGATCTACACGATGCTTGTGGAGTGCCATATGGATCCTAACGAAACCGTTATTCGTCTCATTTCTCAAG ATGCTTTTCAAGAGGTGAAGAGCAAgcgaaacaaaaataaagat ACTAAATATCACGCAGAGTCATGGAGACGTGGAATCCCAAATCGTGGAGCTAGAAACAGTGCTAAGTCCAGTTACAACACCGCTCGAGGTGGCGGCAACAAATTTAACTCCAATG AGACAAGACTTGCTCAAAGAGGGAAGGGAGCACGCAACCATTGGGCTGGCTCTTCTTCAGCACCAAAAAG TGATCCTAAAAACGCTGAAGTTCAGGAAGCAGCACCAGCGGGTTCAACTGGTGCTGCAGCTTCTTCCTCTTCGCTGCCACCACCAGCGTATCAATCCGCTTGGGCCAAAGCTAACCCCGGGAAGAAAACTATGGCTGAGATTGTGAAAATGGGTAAGCCTCTTCATCAGAAGAAAGTCAGTGTGCCTCGTTCATTAGAGACGCAAGAGAGGGGAAGCAAAGCTCCTTTGAAAGATGAAGGGTCTTCAACTGAGAAGCAAGAGAGGGGAAGCAAAGCCCCTTTGAAAGATGAAGGGTCTTCACTTGAGAAGCAAGAGAGGGGAAGCAAAGCTCCTTTGAAAGATGAAGGGTCTTCAACTGAGAAGCAAGAGAGGGGAAGCAAAGCCCCTTTGAAAGATGAAGGGTCTTCACTTGAGAAGCAAGAGAGTAGAAGCAAAGCTCCTTTGAAAGATGAAGGGTCTTCATTTGGAAAGCAAGAGAGGGGAAGCAAAGCCCCTTTGAAAGATGAAGGGTCTTCACTTGAGAAGCAAGAGAGGGGAAGCAAAGCTCCTTTGAAAGATGAAGGGTCTTCAACTGAGAAGCAAGAGAGGGGAAGCAAAGCCCCTTTGAAAGATGAAGGGTCTTCACTTGAGAAGCAAGAGAGTGGAAGCAAAGCTCCTTTGAAAGATGAAGGGTCTTCATTTGGAAAGCAAGAGAGTGGAAGCAAAGCTCCTTTGAAAGATGAAGGGTCTTCATTTGAGAAGCAAGATGTTTCTGATCCAGTGCCTTCTCTCTTGAAACCATTTTCTGTACCTAAAACACATGCCGACCAAGTTGCATTTCATCAACATGTGGATGAGTCTCAAATGGATGATGAGGTCCTCGAGACGAAAACAAATCAAGTTGCATTTCATCCTGATTTAGACCAGGTTGCGCAATTGTCACACTTGAGGTTTGGTAGCTTTGGCTTGATAGGATCAGGCCGAGCTAGTAGTCGCTTTAATTATAACTTGGAGGACACGCAAGAGACAGAGGAGGATTCATCTTTCAGACAACAGGACACTAACTTCTATGGAGGGGAGGAAGAACTTAGATATAATGCTACTGATGAACAAACATCCTATCAAATAGATTCGACCGCTAGAAACTACCATGCTTCATCAGATTCTGAAAGAGAAGCGGCACATCATGAAGAACCTCCTCAAGAAGATCCATATATGCAGAATCTTGACAGCTTCTTCACCAACGTAATG GATCTAAGAGATGAGAGTATATCTCCTCCCGGTGGAGGACAACAAGCAGCAGCTGTTTATCAACATCCCGCCTTATACCCATACTTTAATCAACATGGAATGCCATTAGGGTATCATGGTAACTTCATAAGTGATCCATTCATGCCCCATGGTTACATGCATCCGGGTTTTCAGCAAGGGTTTCCTGTTGGTAACCATCAGGCTCCTCTAGTTGTGGTTATTCCTCCCTCTGCCTCATCACTTCAGCAGCAGCAG AACGAAAACACATTTGCCTGGCAACGACCACACATGCGTGTGGCTCCCAGTAGCGAAGTTTACATCTACAGTGTTAATCCAAACATGCAGCCTCCCGGTTTCGTTCAAGCCCAACAACTGCACCAGCAACAGCTGTCTCAACAAGCTTTAATGTCACTGGACCAACTCCGTCATCAGCATCAGCATCAGCATCATCAACAAAGTGCTGGAGAGGCGTCTAGTCAGACTCAAGAACAGCTATGGCCCAATAACAACTAG
- the LOC103834041 gene encoding uncharacterized protein LOC103834041, which produces MTSLLMRAGSMPVQTGFIPSRKASTTISRHNSVESLPSHGGERFPGGKISIDVKATSGLRRVLSESDVIRSERMSKSVVSKPSPANIPEEEDEIRFSDGWGSLIWKESGVPAEEQGVSGGGGSGYSGGNGNGGDGYDGRSKIGDYYREMLKSNPNNSLLLMNYGKFLYEVEKDAERAEEYYGRAILESPGDGEALSMYGKLIWETKRDEKRARGYFDQAVIASPGDCMVMGSYAHFMWEAEDEDGDEEEEDLMVASPALVSAV; this is translated from the exons ATGACATCTCTTTTAATGAGAGCCGGTTCGATGCCGGTTCAAACCGGGTTTATCCCGTCGCGGAAGGCGTCGACGACAATCTCCCGGCACAACTCCGTCGAATCATTACCCAGCCACGGCGGCGAGAGATTCCCCGGCGGAAAGATCTCGATCGACGTCAAGGCTACGTCCGGGCTGCGGAGGGTGTTATCGGAGAGCGATGTGATTAGATCCGAGAGAATGTCGAAGAGCGTCGTATCGAAGCCTTCTCCGGCGAATATtccggaggaggaggatgaaaTTAGGTTTTCCGACGGCTGGGGATCGCTGATCTGGAAGGAGAGCGGTGTTCCCGCGGAGGAGCAAGGAGTTTCCGGTGGCGGTGGATCTGGTTACAGCGGCGGTAACGGAAACGGAGGAGACGGTTACGATGGTAGGAGCAAGATCGGTGATTACTATCGAGAGATGTTGAAATCGAACCCTAACAACTCGCTTCTTCTGATGAACTACGGCAAGTTCTTGTATGAG GTGGAGAAAGATGCGGAGAGAGCAGAGGAATACTACGGGAGAGCGATACTTGAGAGTCCGGGTGATGGTGAAGCATTGTCAATGTATGGGAAGTTGATATGGGAGACGAAAAGAGATGAGAAGCGAGCTCGTGGTTACTTTGATCAAGCTGTTATTGCTTCTCCTGGTGATTG TATGGTTATGGGATCATACGCACATTTCATGTGGGAAGCAGAGGATGAGGatggtgatgaagaagaagaagacttgaTGGTTGCATCACCAGCTTTGGTTTCTGCCGTTTAG
- the LOC103834045 gene encoding uncharacterized protein LOC103834045: protein MPSGAKKRKAAKKKQEEASSTLKPNNNHGTTEEEAVRLVKDTDERIEITDSSHDHDKSSSSRSSGSGSSSSSSDDESQEVKREDGDKVETQVITPVPSQPVPVAGDAPFIIGSTANAIVENTGLMDSTTPSDINTENIVEISSVDSVLSNEPAAEVSLASDEVKQASSSKKESKCVPEGSKESEVVISHEEEEAPVRPTHGVAQRTSWLSCCGLFDVMTGSSR from the exons ATGCCTTCTGGTGCTAAGAAAAGGAAAGCCGCCAAGAAGAAACAGGAAGAAGCCTCTTCTACTCTCAAACCCAACAACAACCATG GAACTACTGAGGAAGAAGCTGTCAGATTGGTAAAGGATACTGATGAGCGTATAGAGATCACTGATTCAAGCCATGATCATGACAAGAGCTCTAGCAGTCGCAGTAGTGGTAGTGGTAGTAGTAGCAGCAGCTCGGATGATGAGTCTCAGGAAGTCAAGAGGGAAGATGGTGATAAGGTGGAGACTCAAGTTATTACACCAGTGCCAAGTCAGCCTGTTCCAGTTGCTGGAGATGCTCCGTTCATCATTGGTTCTACTGCTAATGCGATTGTAGAGAATACCGGTTTGATGGATTCGACTACACCTAGCGATATAAACACTGAGAACATTGTCGAGATCTCCTCTGTTGATTCAGTACTCTCAAACGAGCCTGCCGCTGAAGTTTCTCTTGCATCTGATGAGGTTAAGCAGGCGTCTTCAAGTAAAAAAGAATCCAAATGTGTTCCTGAAGGCAGCAAAGAGTCTGAAGTTGTCATTTCTCATGAGGAAGAAGAG GCTCCCGTGCGACCAACACATGGAGTTGCACAAAGAACCTCATGGTTAAGTTGTTGTGGTTTGTTTGATGTGATGACAGGATCCAGTAGATAA
- the LOC103834040 gene encoding uncharacterized protein LOC103834040: MAIEDQENTIREIKPKNRRIMGAGGPEEEDNRQPPWLKPLLQEKFFGHCKFHVDSHKSECNMYCLDCTNGPLCSLCLAHHKNHHTIQIRRSSYHDVIRVNEIQKHIDISGIQTYVINSAKVIFLNERPQPRPGKGVTNTCKVCYRSLVDDSFRFCSLGCKIAGASRGFEKGRKNLVMESDDSSSSIGIGKNIQSFSPSTPPLTASSHCRIAKRRKGIPHRSPMG; this comes from the exons ATGGCGATCGAGGATCAAGAGAATACCATCCGAGAAATCAAGCCTAAGAACAGAAGAATCATG GGAGCTGGTGGACCGGAGGAGGAAGATAACAGGCAGCCGCCATGGCTGAAACCTCTGCTTCAGGAGAAATTCTTTGGTCACTGCAAGTTTCATGTTGACTCTCACAAGAGTGAATGCAACATGTACTGCTTAGACTGTACCAACGGTCCGCTTTGCTCTCTCTGTCTTGCCCATCACAAGAATCATCACACCATTCAG ATAAGGAGATCTTCTTATCATGATGTTATAAGGGTGAATGAGATACAAAAGCATATTGATATATCAGGGATCCAAACTTATGTGATCAATAGTGCTAAAGTCATCTTCTTGAATGAGAGGCCTCAGCCTAGGCCCGGGAAAGGCGTGACCAATACCTGCAAGGTTTGCTATCGTAGCCTCGTTGATGATAGCTTCCGCTTCTGCTCTCTTGGCTGCAag ATTGCTGGAGCATCTAGAGGATTTGAAAAGGGAAGGAAGAACCTTGTGATGGAATCAGATGATTCAAGTAGCAGCATTGGAATTGGGAAGAACATTCAGAGTTTCAGCCCATCAACACCTCCACTTACTGCATCTAGTCATTGCAGAATCGCCAAGCGAAGAAAGGGAATCCCTCACCGGTCTCCAATGGGATAA
- the LOC103834046 gene encoding 60S ribosomal protein L32-1 translates to MAVPLLTKKVVKKRSAKFIRPQSDRRITVKESWRRPKGIDSRVRRKFKGVTLMPNVGYGSDKKTRHYLPNGFKKFVVHNTSDLELLMMHNRTYCAEIAHNVSTKKRKAIVERASQLDIVVTNRLARLRSQEDE, encoded by the exons ATGGCGGTCCCGTTGCTTACCAAGAAGGTCGTGAAGAAGAGGTCCGCCAAGTTCATCAGACCCCAGAGCGACCGTAGAATCACTGTCAAG gaAAGCTGGAGGAGGCCAAAGGGTATTGACTCTCGGGTCAGAAGAAAGTTCAAAGGTGTCACGTTGATGCCCAATGTTGGTTACGGATCTGACAAGAAGACCCGTCACTATCTCCCCAATGGATTCAAGAAGTTCGTTGTTCACAACACGAGTGACCTCGAGTTGTTGATGATGCACAACAGGACTTACTGCGCAGAGATTGCTCACAACGTCTCTACCAAGAAGAGGAAGGCCATTGTCGAGAGAGCTTCTCAGCTGGATATTGTTGTCACCAACAGGCTTGCTAGGCTCCGTAGCCAAGAAGACGAGTGA